From one Bombus affinis isolate iyBomAffi1 chromosome 9, iyBomAffi1.2, whole genome shotgun sequence genomic stretch:
- the LOC126920372 gene encoding uncharacterized protein LOC126920372, producing MKFVIVLFAVMAVASAYPGYIHAPVHAPEVHQVLQIPQQASIPAPHPQPLNIKIPHVQTVKIPYHGPKIVQPHLIGVESYVEPQIKVVKAPVSHHPWD from the exons ATGAAGTTCGTT ATTGTTCTCTTCGCCGTTATGGCCGTCGCCAGTGCCTACCCTGGATACATTCATGCACCG GTTCATGCTCCGGAAGTGCACCAAGTGCTCCAGATCCCGCAACAAGCGTCGATTCCGGCCCCACACCCCCAACCCCTTAACATTAAAATCCCACATGTTCAGACTGTGAAGATCCCATACCACGGACCTAAGATCGTCCAACCACATCTCATCGGCGTTGAATCGTACGTGGAGCCCCAAATCAAAGTCGTCAAGGCTCCCGTCTCCCATCACCCCTGGGATTAA